In uncultured Bacteroides sp., one genomic interval encodes:
- a CDS encoding SLC45 family MFS transporter: MKTKPDLSFWKLWNISFGFFGVQIAYALQSANISRIFATLGADPHNLSYFWILPPLAGIIVQPLIGSASDKTWTRFGRRIPYLFVGSLFAVIVMCLLPNAGSFTKILNAMIFGVVALMFLDTSINMAMQPFKMLVGDLVNEKQKGLAYSIQSFLCNAGSLVGYLFPFIFTFFGISNIAEKGMVPDSVIYSFYIGAAILILCVIYTTVKVKEMPPKEFEEFHGITAAEKKQKTDFISLLVHAPKVFWTVGLVQFFSWAAFMYMWTYTNGAIADNVWGTTNTSSAQYQEAGNWVGVLFAIQAIGSLCWAVLLPMFKSRKFAYSLSLFLGGLGFISTFFVHDQYSLFASYFVIGFAWAAMLAMPFTILTNSVSGKNMGAYLGLFNGTICLPQICAALIGGGLLHLVGGKQVSMLVLAGIFLIVGAICVFLIKETLAQHENN, from the coding sequence ATGAAAACAAAACCAGACCTGAGTTTTTGGAAACTATGGAACATTAGTTTCGGTTTCTTTGGCGTACAAATTGCATACGCACTTCAAAGTGCAAATATTAGTAGAATATTCGCCACATTAGGTGCCGATCCTCATAACCTTAGTTACTTTTGGATACTTCCTCCTTTAGCAGGAATTATTGTACAACCGTTGATTGGATCTGCCAGTGATAAAACATGGACACGTTTCGGGCGCAGAATTCCTTATCTTTTTGTTGGTTCACTGTTTGCAGTGATAGTAATGTGTCTTCTTCCAAATGCCGGCAGTTTTACGAAAATATTAAATGCTATGATTTTTGGTGTGGTAGCTCTCATGTTTTTGGATACATCTATAAATATGGCTATGCAACCTTTTAAAATGTTGGTTGGTGATCTTGTAAATGAGAAACAAAAAGGATTGGCTTATTCCATCCAGAGTTTTCTTTGCAATGCAGGAAGCCTGGTTGGTTATCTTTTTCCTTTCATCTTTACATTTTTCGGAATCAGTAATATTGCAGAAAAAGGTATGGTTCCCGACTCTGTTATTTATTCGTTCTACATTGGCGCAGCCATACTTATTCTTTGTGTAATCTATACAACCGTTAAGGTAAAAGAGATGCCTCCGAAAGAATTCGAAGAATTTCATGGTATTACTGCTGCAGAGAAAAAGCAAAAAACTGATTTTATTTCTTTATTGGTACATGCCCCAAAAGTATTCTGGACAGTAGGTTTGGTTCAATTCTTTTCTTGGGCAGCTTTCATGTATATGTGGACCTATACTAATGGTGCTATTGCCGATAATGTATGGGGAACCACCAATACCTCATCTGCTCAATATCAGGAAGCCGGAAACTGGGTTGGAGTGTTGTTTGCAATTCAAGCCATAGGTTCTCTCTGCTGGGCCGTTTTGCTTCCAATGTTTAAATCACGAAAATTTGCATATTCATTAAGTCTGTTTCTTGGAGGATTGGGCTTTATCTCTACTTTCTTTGTTCACGATCAGTATTCATTGTTTGCATCTTACTTTGTAATTGGTTTTGCATGGGCAGCAATGCTGGCAATGCCTTTTACTATATTAACAAACTCTGTTTCAGGAAAAAATATGGGAGCTTATCTTGGTTTATTCAACGGAACAATCTGTTTGCCTCAGATTTGCGCAGCATTAATTGGCGGAGGTCTACTTCACTTGGTGGGTGGCAAACAGGTAAGTATGCTGGTTCTTGCAGGAATATTTCTTATTGTAGGAGCTATATGTGTTTTTCTTATCAAAGAAACATTGGCACAGCATGAAAATAATTAA
- a CDS encoding putative porin: MKRILLIYILLMTLCQAYVHAQMDESRMVPRKTNEEQNDSSQVNTASIDPKLFMWNIDERLGYRKMIPADTIYHNFQNENLVEGMTGHNNYLGNLGSPSMSRIFFDRPVESSQYLFIDPYSSFFVTPQNFKFANSRLPYTNLTYFKSGSKIDGEERFKSYFSVNINKRLAFGFNIDYQYGRGFYTDQSTSHFNGALFGSYIGDQYQAHLLYNNFSIKMMENGGIADDRYITNPLAMSEGKKQYEPANIPVNFTDTWNKNHNSYVFLTHRYNLGFKREKIKDVKELDKIKEEKKGNGKKAENGEAKEQKEEKVIEFVPVTSFIHTMKYERAHKRFIAYSEDKDYYENTYLNGSNLSSRDSTSYTSIKNTFGIALLEGFNKYAQAGLTGFISHELRQYNLMNADSITTDKFTENEVYVGGELSRKEGKLINYTAIGEVGMLKESIGQFRLKGDLRLNFRLLKDTVALVARGNISNTLPSFYMRHYHSNHFWWDNKDFSKEFKTHVEGELSFKRLGTNINIGVENIKNYTYFNSKATPVQASENLQILSACLKQNFQAGILHLDNEVTYQKSSNNSILPLPDLSLYHNLYLETKLAKKVLSLQLGADVRYFSKYYAPDYTPAIGAFNLQDETNTDKYTKIGGYPIVNLYANLHLKRTRFFVMFYHVNQSSGGSDSFYVPHYPINPRLFKIGVSWNFYD; the protein is encoded by the coding sequence ATGAAAAGGATATTATTAATATACATACTCTTGATGACTCTATGTCAGGCATACGTTCATGCCCAGATGGATGAGTCCCGCATGGTTCCTCGTAAAACTAACGAGGAACAAAATGATAGTTCACAAGTAAATACGGCATCAATTGACCCAAAACTTTTTATGTGGAATATTGATGAACGGTTAGGCTATAGAAAAATGATTCCTGCTGACACGATTTACCACAACTTCCAGAATGAAAACCTTGTAGAAGGAATGACCGGACACAACAATTATCTGGGCAATCTTGGTTCGCCATCAATGTCCAGAATCTTTTTTGATCGTCCGGTAGAGAGTTCGCAGTATTTGTTTATTGATCCTTATTCAAGTTTTTTTGTTACCCCACAGAATTTTAAATTTGCTAACTCACGTTTACCATATACCAATCTTACATATTTCAAATCTGGTTCAAAAATAGATGGCGAAGAACGTTTCAAGAGTTATTTTTCTGTAAATATAAACAAACGTTTAGCTTTTGGATTTAACATTGACTATCAATATGGCCGTGGATTCTATACAGACCAGTCGACCTCTCATTTTAACGGAGCTCTTTTTGGTAGTTATATTGGAGATCAATATCAGGCACATCTTTTATACAACAACTTCAGTATAAAAATGATGGAAAACGGTGGTATAGCAGATGATCGCTATATTACAAATCCGCTAGCCATGAGTGAAGGTAAAAAGCAATATGAACCTGCCAATATTCCGGTTAATTTCACTGATACATGGAATAAGAACCATAATTCTTATGTATTTTTGACTCACCGCTATAATTTGGGATTTAAAAGAGAAAAGATTAAAGATGTAAAGGAATTAGATAAAATAAAAGAAGAGAAAAAAGGAAACGGTAAAAAAGCTGAGAATGGTGAAGCCAAAGAACAGAAAGAAGAAAAGGTAATAGAATTTGTTCCGGTTACAAGCTTTATTCATACTATGAAATATGAAAGAGCTCACAAAAGATTTATTGCATACTCAGAAGATAAAGATTATTACGAAAATACATATTTAAACGGAAGTAATCTTTCATCCAGAGATTCTACCAGTTATACATCGATTAAAAACACATTTGGAATAGCACTTCTGGAAGGATTTAATAAATATGCTCAGGCCGGATTAACCGGATTTATATCTCACGAACTTCGCCAGTATAACTTAATGAATGCTGATTCCATAACTACAGATAAATTTACTGAAAATGAAGTTTATGTAGGAGGTGAATTATCGAGAAAAGAAGGTAAGCTGATCAATTATACAGCTATTGGAGAAGTGGGAATGCTTAAGGAAAGTATCGGTCAATTTCGTTTAAAAGGAGATCTTCGCCTTAATTTCCGTTTACTGAAAGATACTGTTGCACTTGTTGCCCGCGGAAATATCAGCAATACATTGCCATCTTTTTATATGCGTCATTATCACTCAAACCATTTCTGGTGGGATAATAAGGATTTCTCTAAAGAATTCAAAACACACGTAGAAGGAGAATTATCTTTCAAGAGATTAGGAACCAATATTAATATTGGCGTAGAAAACATTAAGAATTACACATACTTCAACAGTAAAGCAACACCTGTACAGGCAAGTGAAAATTTGCAGATATTAAGTGCATGTCTGAAACAAAATTTCCAGGCTGGTATTCTCCATTTAGATAATGAAGTTACTTATCAAAAGTCATCGAACAATAGCATTTTGCCACTTCCTGATCTTTCTCTTTACCACAACTTGTATCTGGAAACAAAGCTGGCAAAGAAAGTCCTTAGCTTGCAATTGGGAGCTGATGTTCGTTACTTCAGCAAATACTATGCACCGGATTATACTCCTGCTATTGGGGCATTCAATTTACAAGATGAAACAAATACCGATAAGTATACTAAGATTGGTGGTTATCCTATCGTAAACCTATATGCTAATTTGCATCTGAAACGTACGCGGTTCTTTGTAATGTTCTACCATGTTAATCAGAGTTCCGGCGGATCTGATTCTTTCTATGTACCTCATTACCCAATCAACCCTCGCCTATTTAAAATAGGCGTTTCCTGGAACTTCTACGATTAA
- a CDS encoding transporter substrate-binding domain-containing protein, which yields MKLKGKYIKYLIPGIVLIILAIFFTREESETGKPREYAEIKKSKILRVVTEYNSLSYYVDGDTISGFQYELINAFAKDKGLRLEITPEMSFDKRLKGLSNGKFDIIAYNIPVTSELKDSILLTTPIVLNKQVLVQRKAGKGNPAFIKSQLDLAHKILHVEKGSPSILRIKNLSNEIGEAIYIKEVEKYGSEQLMALVAHGNISYAVCDQSIALASIDSFPQLDIHTDISFTQFYSWGVSKHSPVLLDTLNSWLKSFTKSEEYKRIYKKYYKG from the coding sequence ATGAAGTTAAAAGGTAAATATATTAAGTATTTGATTCCTGGAATAGTATTGATTATTCTCGCCATTTTCTTTACCCGGGAAGAATCAGAAACAGGGAAACCACGAGAGTATGCCGAAATTAAGAAATCCAAAATTCTTCGGGTGGTTACAGAATATAATTCTTTGAGTTATTATGTAGACGGAGATACAATCTCAGGATTTCAATACGAACTTATAAATGCTTTTGCTAAGGATAAAGGATTGCGTCTGGAAATAACTCCTGAGATGAGTTTTGACAAACGGTTAAAAGGGCTTTCCAATGGCAAATTTGATATTATTGCTTACAATATTCCGGTTACCAGCGAACTTAAAGATTCTATTCTGCTAACCACTCCTATTGTTCTAAATAAACAAGTTTTAGTTCAAAGAAAGGCTGGAAAAGGTAATCCTGCATTTATTAAAAGTCAGCTAGACCTGGCACATAAAATTCTGCATGTAGAAAAGGGCTCCCCTTCTATCCTTCGCATCAAAAACCTAAGCAATGAAATAGGTGAAGCTATTTATATTAAAGAAGTGGAGAAATATGGTTCAGAACAGCTTATGGCTTTGGTAGCGCACGGAAATATTAGTTATGCAGTATGCGATCAAAGCATAGCTTTAGCATCAATCGATTCATTTCCGCAACTAGACATTCATACTGATATAAGTTTTACTCAGTTCTATTCATGGGGAGTAAGTAAACACTCTCCTGTATTGCTAGATACTCTTAACTCTTGGCTTAAATCGTTTACCAAGAGTGAAGAATACAAGCGTATATATAAGAAATATTATAAAGGTTGA
- a CDS encoding TonB-dependent receptor: MKQVNLKLVKAILPLLMGLFFSVGVFAQQITITGVVKDAKGEPIIGANVAVKGTTTGTITDFDGAFRLQAPQNSVLTFSFIGYKTMDVKASKTMAVVMQEDAVMLEGTVVIGYGTVKKNDLTGSVSAIDATKLTRGMATSASDLLVGKAAGVSVITDGGAPGAGATIRIRGGSSMSASNDPLIVIDGVPVDNNSISGMSNPLSTIHPNDIESFTILKDASSTAIYGSRASNGVIIITTKKGKAGKVKVTYDGNFSVSTKTKTVDMMDAATFTTYITSTFGATSDQAKALGTASTDWQKEIFRTALSTDHNVSVSGSVPNMPYRVSASYTNENGILKTSNMERATGAISLSPSFFDKKLNIQLNVKGIYNTNRFADQGAIGSATQFDPTQPVYADTPYGNGYYMSLKASDGKPIDIGLANPVAILNQKHDESTVYRSIGNAQFDYKMHFLPDLRANLNVGYDVSKGEGDVIIDDNSPMSYVQGNYKSGWGDNKHYYQLKRNTLLDFYLNYKKEIGIHSVDAMAGYSWQHFYNTSYNEYPYSEAKAKSVGVATYKDGDDYSSESYLVSFFGRLNYSLLNRYLLTFTLRDDGSSRFNPDNRWGLFPSAAFAWKINEEAFLKDSKVISDLKLRLGYGITGQQNLGQGDYPYMARYTYSKAGANYYFGDTMVGLIRPEAYDSNLKWEETTTYNVGLDYGLLHNKITGSLDLYYRKTKDLLNTVSIAAGTNFSNELLTNMGELENKGVEFTVNAHPVTTKDWNWTVGYNVSYNKNKITKLTINDDPNYVGVVHGGIDGGTGNKIMIHSVNHSYNSFYVYEQVYKQDGSPVEGAYVDQNGDGQINEKDLIRYKKAAPDVFMGLSSQLSYKNWDFQFALRANLGNYAYNNVQSNRESSSTAFDPSGFLKNRMNSALTTNFVDPRYQSSYYIQNASFVRMDNISLGYTFNKLFNSNQTARIYCTVQNPFVITKYKGIDPEFNNDGIDNNIYPHPRVYMVGLSLNF, from the coding sequence ATGAAGCAAGTTAATCTTAAACTCGTAAAGGCAATCCTTCCATTATTGATGGGATTGTTCTTCTCGGTGGGCGTCTTTGCACAGCAAATCACTATTACGGGAGTTGTAAAGGATGCAAAGGGTGAGCCTATTATCGGTGCAAATGTTGCTGTTAAGGGCACAACAACTGGAACGATTACCGATTTTGATGGAGCATTCCGTCTACAAGCTCCTCAGAATTCAGTCCTGACTTTTTCTTTTATCGGTTATAAAACTATGGATGTAAAAGCATCTAAAACTATGGCAGTTGTTATGCAGGAAGATGCCGTAATGCTTGAAGGTACAGTTGTTATTGGTTATGGTACGGTAAAGAAGAATGATCTTACCGGATCTGTATCAGCAATTGATGCTACTAAATTAACTAGAGGTATGGCAACTTCTGCTTCAGACTTGTTGGTTGGTAAAGCTGCTGGTGTAAGCGTTATTACAGATGGTGGCGCTCCAGGTGCTGGTGCAACTATTCGTATCCGTGGTGGATCTTCTATGTCTGCAAGTAATGATCCGTTAATTGTTATTGATGGTGTACCTGTTGATAATAACAGCATTAGTGGTATGTCAAATCCATTGTCTACAATTCATCCTAATGATATTGAAAGTTTCACTATTTTAAAAGATGCGTCATCTACAGCTATTTATGGATCTAGAGCATCTAACGGTGTAATTATTATTACAACAAAGAAGGGTAAAGCCGGAAAAGTTAAAGTAACTTATGATGGTAATTTCTCAGTAAGTACTAAAACAAAGACTGTAGACATGATGGATGCAGCCACATTTACTACCTATATAACAAGTACTTTTGGTGCTACCAGTGATCAGGCTAAAGCTCTTGGTACTGCTTCTACAGACTGGCAGAAAGAAATATTCAGAACAGCTTTAAGTACAGACCATAACGTAAGTGTCTCAGGTTCTGTACCTAATATGCCTTACCGTGTTTCTGCTTCTTATACCAACGAAAATGGTATCTTGAAAACATCAAATATGGAACGTGCTACTGGTGCTATCAGTTTGAGCCCAAGCTTTTTTGATAAGAAACTTAATATTCAGTTGAATGTAAAAGGTATATATAATACCAATAGATTTGCCGATCAAGGAGCTATTGGTTCTGCAACACAGTTTGATCCAACTCAACCTGTTTATGCTGATACTCCTTATGGTAATGGATATTATATGTCATTGAAAGCTTCTGATGGTAAACCTATTGACATCGGTTTAGCTAATCCAGTTGCAATACTTAATCAAAAACATGATGAATCTACTGTATACAGAAGTATTGGTAATGCTCAATTTGATTATAAAATGCATTTTTTACCTGATTTACGTGCGAATCTTAATGTAGGTTACGATGTATCCAAGGGTGAAGGTGATGTAATTATAGACGATAATTCTCCAATGAGTTATGTTCAAGGAAACTATAAGTCAGGTTGGGGAGATAATAAACATTATTATCAGCTAAAACGTAATACTTTACTTGATTTCTATTTGAACTATAAAAAAGAAATAGGAATTCATAGTGTTGATGCAATGGCTGGATATTCCTGGCAACATTTTTATAATACATCATATAATGAATATCCATATTCAGAAGCTAAGGCAAAATCTGTAGGTGTAGCAACTTATAAAGATGGCGATGATTATTCTTCTGAGAGTTATTTGGTATCTTTCTTTGGTCGTTTAAATTATTCATTGTTAAATCGTTATTTACTAACATTTACTTTGAGAGATGATGGTTCTTCTCGTTTTAATCCAGATAATCGTTGGGGATTGTTCCCATCTGCGGCTTTTGCATGGAAAATTAATGAAGAAGCATTCTTAAAGGATTCTAAAGTAATCTCTGATTTGAAACTTCGTTTAGGTTACGGTATAACAGGTCAGCAAAACCTTGGACAAGGTGATTATCCATACATGGCCAGATATACTTATAGTAAAGCCGGAGCGAACTACTATTTTGGAGATACCATGGTTGGTTTAATTCGTCCAGAAGCTTATGATTCAAATTTGAAATGGGAAGAAACTACAACTTATAATGTTGGTCTTGATTACGGATTACTTCATAACAAAATCACTGGATCTCTTGATCTATATTACAGAAAGACAAAAGATTTGTTGAATACAGTTTCTATTGCAGCAGGTACTAACTTTAGTAATGAATTACTTACTAATATGGGTGAATTGGAAAATAAGGGTGTTGAATTTACCGTTAACGCTCATCCTGTTACTACTAAAGATTGGAATTGGACTGTTGGATACAATGTATCATATAATAAGAATAAAATTACTAAGTTGACTATCAATGATGATCCTAACTATGTTGGTGTTGTTCATGGAGGAATTGATGGTGGTACAGGTAATAAAATAATGATTCATAGTGTAAATCATTCATATAATTCATTCTATGTTTATGAACAAGTGTACAAACAGGATGGTTCTCCGGTAGAAGGTGCATATGTTGATCAGAACGGTGATGGACAAATCAATGAGAAAGACTTAATTCGCTATAAGAAAGCTGCTCCAGATGTATTTATGGGATTATCTTCACAATTATCATATAAAAACTGGGATTTTCAATTTGCATTACGTGCTAATTTAGGTAATTATGCATATAATAATGTGCAGTCTAACCGTGAATCATCATCAACAGCATTTGACCCATCTGGTTTCTTAAAGAATCGAATGAATAGTGCATTAACTACTAATTTTGTAGATCCACGTTATCAGTCAAGCTACTATATTCAAAATGCATCTTTCGTGAGAATGGATAATATCTCTTTAGGATATACATTTAATAAATTGTTTAATAGCAATCAGACAGCACGTATTTATTGTACAGTTCAAAATCCTTTCGTTATAACTAAATATAAAGGAATTGACCCTGAATTCAATAATGATGGTATTGATAATAACATTTATCCTCACCCACGTGTATATATGGTTGGCTTGAGTCTTAACTTTTAA
- a CDS encoding family 65 glycosyl hydrolase domain-containing protein: MKRFLKTDGWNIIEEEFHIKNQRASESIFSIGNGRIGQRGNFEETYTGDTLQGSYIAGIYFQDRTRVGWWKNGYPRYFSRMPNAPYWSGINLRLIDEELNLEVWDINEFERKLLMKEGVSERTFTVTSPKGYTLKIHVERFYSMAKLNLCLIKYSVTSVNYEGKISLLPFINGDVVHESSNFNEKMWNIILAKTTHDYALLWAQTKREDSQACCATTYQLFKNNKEITNRPIRIEKEKLVGFSVGSDIKPGETLSLIKYTSIVSSLYCDRKKLVEESINEAQKAKSIGWATLLDEQKKEWSKIWDIIDVKIEGDDEVQQAIRFNLFQIHQNYKGDNPSLNIGSKGFTGEKYGGNTQWNTELCCIPYYLLAGFENLAINLLLYRYNHLPKAIENAEKLGFTNGAALYPMVTMDGVECHNEWEITFEEIHRNGIIAYTIDLYTNYTGKTDYVAKYGLEVLIGISRFWSQRVSFSTPKQKYVILGVTGPNEYENNVDNNWYTNYSCIQNLKSTLYYLELVKEKYPDDYQRVLNKTGFQLEETERWQDIIENMYFPEDKERGILVQQDGYMDKELKLVSEINPSERPISQHWSWDRILRSCFIKQSDVLLGIYLYRNYFDKEAIKKNFLFYEPRTLHESSLSYFVHAILAARIGDVDNAYDLFLKATRLDLDDYNNDLKDGLHITSMPGSWLALVEGFAGMKLNRGKASFEPLIPPKWQSYQFKVKFNGYFLDIKVSHKEMSVNNLADTDVCIQVYDKNYSIKPKSELIIAINC, encoded by the coding sequence ATGAAAAGATTCCTAAAAACAGACGGATGGAATATTATTGAAGAAGAATTTCACATTAAAAACCAAAGAGCTTCCGAAAGCATCTTCAGTATTGGCAACGGAAGAATTGGTCAGCGAGGAAACTTCGAAGAGACTTATACAGGCGACACACTTCAAGGATCGTATATTGCAGGTATTTATTTCCAGGACCGTACGCGTGTTGGATGGTGGAAAAATGGATATCCACGTTATTTTTCGCGTATGCCTAATGCTCCCTATTGGAGTGGCATTAACCTCAGACTTATAGACGAGGAACTCAATCTTGAAGTATGGGATATAAATGAGTTTGAGCGTAAGCTTTTAATGAAAGAAGGTGTTTCGGAAAGAACTTTCACCGTAACGTCTCCTAAAGGATATACTTTAAAAATCCATGTGGAGCGTTTTTATAGTATGGCTAAATTAAATCTCTGTCTGATAAAATACAGTGTTACTTCTGTAAATTATGAAGGTAAGATATCACTTCTCCCATTTATCAATGGAGATGTAGTTCATGAAAGTTCTAATTTCAATGAAAAAATGTGGAATATCATCCTGGCAAAAACTACTCACGACTATGCTTTACTGTGGGCGCAGACTAAACGTGAAGACTCTCAGGCTTGCTGTGCCACAACTTATCAGCTATTCAAAAACAATAAAGAAATAACTAACAGACCGATTAGAATTGAAAAAGAGAAATTAGTAGGATTTAGTGTTGGCTCTGATATAAAACCAGGTGAAACTTTATCATTAATAAAATATACGTCTATTGTTTCTTCACTCTATTGTGATAGAAAAAAACTTGTGGAGGAATCAATTAACGAAGCTCAAAAAGCAAAAAGCATAGGATGGGCAACGCTCTTAGATGAACAAAAGAAAGAATGGAGTAAAATATGGGATATCATTGATGTAAAAATTGAAGGAGACGATGAAGTACAACAAGCCATTCGTTTCAATCTATTTCAAATCCACCAAAACTACAAAGGGGATAACCCAAGCTTAAATATTGGATCTAAAGGATTTACGGGAGAAAAATACGGAGGAAACACTCAATGGAATACAGAATTATGCTGTATTCCTTATTACTTGTTAGCCGGATTTGAAAATCTGGCAATCAATCTTTTGCTTTACAGATACAACCATTTACCCAAAGCTATAGAAAATGCTGAAAAGTTAGGATTTACAAACGGTGCAGCACTTTATCCGATGGTTACCATGGATGGAGTTGAATGTCACAATGAATGGGAAATTACTTTTGAAGAAATTCATCGTAATGGTATCATTGCATACACCATTGATTTATACACCAACTATACCGGAAAAACAGATTACGTTGCTAAGTATGGTCTTGAAGTTCTTATTGGAATATCCCGATTCTGGAGTCAAAGGGTAAGCTTCTCTACTCCTAAACAGAAATACGTGATATTAGGAGTTACAGGTCCGAATGAATATGAAAACAATGTAGATAATAACTGGTATACCAACTACAGTTGCATACAAAATCTGAAATCAACTCTCTATTATCTGGAGTTAGTAAAAGAGAAATATCCGGATGATTATCAACGAGTTCTAAATAAAACCGGCTTTCAGCTGGAAGAAACTGAAAGGTGGCAAGATATAATTGAGAACATGTACTTCCCTGAAGACAAAGAAAGAGGGATATTGGTGCAACAAGATGGATATATGGACAAAGAGCTTAAGCTTGTTTCGGAAATTAATCCATCCGAACGCCCCATTAGTCAGCACTGGTCATGGGACAGAATTTTGCGTTCTTGTTTTATTAAACAAAGCGATGTTCTTCTTGGAATTTACCTCTACCGTAATTATTTCGATAAGGAAGCTATTAAGAAGAATTTCCTCTTTTACGAACCACGAACGCTTCACGAATCATCGCTATCTTATTTTGTACATGCTATACTGGCTGCACGTATAGGAGACGTTGATAATGCTTATGATTTATTCTTAAAAGCTACACGTCTGGACCTTGATGATTACAATAATGATTTAAAAGATGGACTTCACATCACTAGCATGCCTGGCAGTTGGCTGGCTTTGGTAGAAGGATTTGCCGGTATGAAGTTAAACAGAGGAAAGGCATCTTTTGAACCGCTTATTCCCCCAAAATGGCAATCATATCAATTTAAAGTTAAATTCAACGGATACTTTTTAGATATAAAAGTCAGCCATAAAGAAATGAGTGTAAACAATCTTGCAGACACAGATGTATGCATTCAGGTTTATGATAAAAACTATTCCATTAAGCCAAAATCTGAATTAATAATCGCAATAAACTGTTGA
- a CDS encoding LacI family DNA-binding transcriptional regulator has protein sequence MNYKPQITIKDIARALNVSPSTVSRALKNNPDISQETRNTINKYAREHNYKPNELAMNLRTSRSNTIGVIIPQFVHHFFSCVLDGIEEVASKAGYNIIIAQSNEEYTREVKIVHTFLAARVCGVITSLAKDTSHYEHYQELLDNNIPIVFYDRICTGINTERVVVDDYAGAFAAVEYMIQTGCKRILFYSAPLHLEISKNRKNGYLDAMKRYKVPVDDSMIKICDTREQAIAITPAILESSNRPDGFFAINDETASGILYSCKLANLKIPEDISICGFSDGIIAQTTDPKLTTVEQHGKEVGESAINLLIDRLENKNPEEKRSGNRIVKTNLVVRGTTK, from the coding sequence ATGAATTACAAGCCACAAATAACGATTAAAGATATAGCCAGGGCATTAAATGTCTCTCCCTCAACCGTTTCAAGAGCGCTTAAAAATAATCCCGATATTAGTCAAGAGACCAGGAATACTATTAATAAGTACGCGCGCGAACATAATTATAAGCCAAATGAATTGGCAATGAATTTACGCACAAGCCGATCGAATACAATTGGGGTTATTATTCCACAATTTGTTCATCATTTTTTCTCATGTGTTCTTGATGGAATTGAAGAAGTGGCTTCTAAAGCCGGATACAATATCATTATCGCACAATCAAACGAAGAGTATACCCGGGAAGTTAAAATTGTTCACACCTTTTTAGCCGCTCGGGTTTGCGGAGTTATCACTTCATTGGCAAAAGACACATCACATTACGAACATTATCAGGAATTGCTCGACAATAATATTCCAATAGTGTTTTACGACCGGATTTGTACCGGAATTAATACAGAACGTGTTGTTGTAGACGATTATGCAGGAGCTTTTGCTGCAGTTGAATATATGATTCAGACTGGATGCAAGCGTATTTTATTCTATAGCGCCCCTCTTCACCTGGAAATTTCAAAAAACAGAAAAAATGGATATTTAGACGCTATGAAAAGATATAAGGTTCCGGTTGATGATAGCATGATTAAAATATGCGATACACGAGAACAAGCCATCGCTATTACTCCTGCTATTTTAGAATCATCAAACAGGCCAGATGGTTTCTTTGCTATTAATGATGAAACTGCTTCGGGAATTTTGTATTCATGCAAATTGGCAAATCTTAAAATTCCAGAGGATATTTCTATTTGTGGTTTCTCTGACGGAATTATAGCTCAGACTACCGATCCTAAACTTACTACTGTAGAGCAACATGGAAAAGAAGTTGGTGAAAGTGCAATCAATTTATTAATTGACAGGCTTGAAAATAAAAACCCGGAAGAAAAGAGAAGTGGCAACAGAATTGTTAAGACTAATCTGGTAGTTAGGGGAACTACCAAATAA